The Drosophila gunungcola strain Sukarami chromosome 2R unlocalized genomic scaffold, Dgunungcola_SK_2 000006F, whole genome shotgun sequence sequence GGGAACTAGTCGAATCTGCGCTAATACTACCATTATCGCCAGATGCCTTCCAAGAAAACGCCCAAGGTCGGAAAGCACCAGCTTAATCCGTACACGCGCTTCTTTGAAGCTCAAAAATCTCTGCCGCAAGATAAGGGCGACAACAATGTCCAAAAACCGGCGGTCTATAAACGCGAAAGCGTCTACGTCCTTTCGAATAAGCCGCGTAACAAACGAAGACAGGCTCGCGAAAGTAATCAGCCCACCTGGCGACGTCGTGGTGGCTGTGCTAACGAGGACCACATCATGGTCGTCACGCAGGATTACACGCAGCAGACGAAGGTTAAGCCTGTGCTGACCGCCTCCCAACTAGATGCCATTTGCTATGACGTCATAAAGGAGCCACCGATGCAATTCCATGTGGATGGCACTGACATAGTGCCTAGTATCCGCGGCTTGAGGCTGAGCGTCTGTGTCGAGCACACTCGGTTTCAACTGGTGGCGAAGGTTACCCGAAATATGGGCTTTCAGCATGTGCCCGAGCATAGGCTGTGGAATATCCAGTGGTCGGATTCCACGCCCCATCACGATCTGCTGCGAAACATGAAGCGCTTTCAGCAGATCAACCATTTTCCGGGCATGGTCGAAATATGTCGAAAAGATCTGCTTTCGAGGAACCTGAATCGCATGCTCAAGCTCTTTCCCGGCGACTATCGCATATTTCCCAAGACCTGGCTTATGCCAACAGAgtgggttttatttttgatttatctGATTTTCGTACATTATTTAGTAAGCTTTATTCTAATAGTGCCTACGATGTGGCCATCTATGCGGGCAAACACAAGCGCACCTTCATCCTCAAACCATATTCTGCGGGTCAGGGGCGTGGCATCTGGATAACGACAGATCTTCGCACGGTGGCAAAACGGGATAAGCTCATCTGCCAGACCTATATCGAGCGGGTAAGCCTGTAGAGATTGGATCTTTTGCATATAAAActcttttatgttttgttgCAGCCCCTGCTCATTGACGGCTACAAGTTCGACCTGCGAGTGTATACTCTAGTCACCTCGGTGGATCCCTTGCGCATTTTCGTGTACAACGAGGGCCTCGCCCGCTTCGCCACCCAAAAGTACGTGCCACCGACAACGGGCAACAGCCACAATGTGTTCATGCATCTGACCAACTACTGCCTGAATCGCCGGAACTCTCAGTACATGGTGGGAAATGGACCGGAAGCGGGTTCCAAACGGAAGCTTAGTGCCTTTAACAAGTGGCTGGTGGATCACAACTACGATGTGGCCGAGTTCTGGGCAAGTGTGGACGATGCGATCATCAAGACGCTGATCAGTGCTTGGCCCACTCTAAAACACAACTATAATGTGTGTTTTCCAAAACACGACAAGATACAGGCGAGCTTTCAGCTACTGGGCTTCGACATCCTTGTGGACTGGAAGCTGAAACCCTACATCCTGGAGGTCAATCACACGCCTAGTTTAAGTGCAGATGAGTCGGTAGATATGGAAGTGAAACGTCCTCTTATTAGGGACACTTTTAACCTGCTCAGCACGGCTTTGGTGGATAAAGAACAGATCATACGCGACGATCGAACGGAGCACAGGGCCAGACTGTTAAGAAATATCTACAACAAGAAGGCCTCTGCTCAGATGCCCGGCTATTCGTCGCCAGTCCGTGAAGTTGGTGGCCACGACGTGCGGCAGGCCTGCTCCATTGGTGCACTCACCCAGCAAATTGCCTGGGAGGAAAGTCACCTGGGAAACTATCGACGCATCATGCCGCCGCGAGATTGCGAAAAAGTCAACTACTACTGCAAGTTCTACGAACAAAACAAGCAGCCCATGTTCGCTGATACACGTTCCAGCCGGCGACGTGAGGAGCTAAACCACCAGGTAGGTCTCGATTGCAACATGTATGAATTCCTTTCTCTTAATGTTATTATCCTTTAGGCGATGCAGAGACACAAACGCGATCGCCAGCAGGATCAgtatcagcagcaacagctgctGTCGCCTCAAAGGATGGGAAATCATGTCCGTTGGCCAGGTGATCAGTCGGATGCAGCCCAGTTGAACCCAGTGATCGTGCAGTCGAGGCGACGTCGTGAGGAGGCGGAGGCCCAAGCAAAGAAGCATCGAGCATTGATCGCTCGCGAAATTCAACGCCAGAAGGAGCAATTATTGGCACCCACCTGCGCCAAGGAGCGTTTGGGCATTTGGCAAAGTGTGCGCCGGGAGAAGGGTCGCAAATTCACGCCcaagcgcagcagcagcataaCCAAAGCCCATCGCCGGAAGCAGCAGCGGAATCTTAGCCAGCGGGTGCGTCATCAGCGCATGCTCGAACTGGAGGCACAACGAGATGCCCAGTTCCTGGAGCAGCACGCCAAAAAGCAACGACTTCAAGGCGGCAAGATTGTAGATCCAAGTGA is a genomic window containing:
- the LOC128254848 gene encoding tubulin polyglutamylase ttll6; translation: MPSKKTPKVGKHQLNPYTRFFEAQKSLPQDKGDNNVQKPAVYKRESVYVLSNKPRNKRRQARESNQPTWRRRGGCANEDHIMVVTQDYTQQTKVKPVLTASQLDAICYDVIKEPPMQFHVDGTDIVPSIRGLRLSVCVEHTRFQLVAKVTRNMGFQHVPEHRLWNIQWSDSTPHHDLLRNMKRFQQINHFPGMVEICRKDLLSRNLNRMLKLFPGDYRIFPKTWLMPTDAYDVAIYAGKHKRTFILKPYSAGQGRGIWITTDLRTVAKRDKLICQTYIERPLLIDGYKFDLRVYTLVTSVDPLRIFVYNEGLARFATQKYVPPTTGNSHNVFMHLTNYCLNRRNSQYMVGNGPEAGSKRKLSAFNKWLVDHNYDVAEFWASVDDAIIKTLISAWPTLKHNYNVCFPKHDKIQASFQLLGFDILVDWKLKPYILEVNHTPSLSADESVDMEVKRPLIRDTFNLLSTALVDKEQIIRDDRTEHRARLLRNIYNKKASAQMPGYSSPVREVGGHDVRQACSIGALTQQIAWEESHLGNYRRIMPPRDCEKVNYYCKFYEQNKQPMFADTRSSRRREELNHQAMQRHKRDRQQDQYQQQQLLSPQRMGNHVRWPGDQSDAAQLNPVIVQSRRRREEAEAQAKKHRALIAREIQRQKEQLLAPTCAKERLGIWQSVRREKGRKFTPKRSSSITKAHRRKQQRNLSQRVRHQRMLELEAQRDAQFLEQHAKKQRLQGGKIVDPSESADTRSRVSVKSKASAKNKLKYKDNVVLRKQIVRESSHRLKTKSKERLGSSSKTQQSIHWTAGNISQVERDQHLSWRKERTNQLNATRLRELIFSEMYENGHLTKNDIKCFPDLLYQILNKDLHETNSQ